A stretch of the Streptomyces sp. NBC_01571 genome encodes the following:
- a CDS encoding fic family toxin-antitoxin system, toxin component codes for MIVRIDRAWLLDLAHRHIPGDPDVSDFGTLAAAATRHADTVMDTPVYSESHHRAAALMHQLIRCPALDHSNELFSAVVAASYLSVSGEILDVQPKQAAGLAARASHDGLDVRSIASEIKTWIAR; via the coding sequence GTGATCGTCCGCATCGACCGCGCATGGCTCCTCGACCTTGCGCACCGGCATATCCCCGGGGACCCGGACGTCTCCGACTTCGGCACACTCGCGGCCGCGGCCACACGGCACGCCGACACGGTCATGGACACCCCCGTCTACAGCGAGTCCCACCACCGGGCAGCGGCGCTCATGCACCAGCTCATCCGCTGCCCGGCCCTTGACCACTCCAACGAACTGTTCAGCGCGGTCGTCGCTGCCTCCTACCTCTCGGTCAGCGGCGAGATCCTGGACGTCCAGCCCAAGCAGGCCGCCGGCCTCGCGGCCCGTGCCAGCCACGACGGCTTGGACGTACGAAGCATCGCCTCCGAGATCAAAACGTGGATCGCCCGCTGA
- a CDS encoding toxin-antitoxin system HicB family antitoxin codes for MKQINVRVPDEIHAGIAERAEAAGLSVQEYAKQVLADESNDLRHRFLHAGAHFADAFGDAFTEEFGSPAANRGPAAAA; via the coding sequence ATGAAGCAGATCAATGTACGAGTGCCCGACGAGATCCACGCCGGAATCGCAGAGCGCGCCGAGGCCGCAGGCCTGTCTGTGCAGGAGTACGCCAAGCAGGTGCTTGCTGACGAGTCCAACGACCTGCGGCACCGCTTCCTCCACGCGGGCGCGCACTTTGCGGACGCCTTCGGGGACGCCTTCACCGAAGAGTTCGGAAGCCCGGCCGCCAACCGTGGGCCGGCGGCCGCCGCGTGA
- a CDS encoding helicase associated domain-containing protein, translating to MGLPPPAGGALPVRAGEVLVQGEDLGAWTMAQRVGWDALTPAQQWMLDSVLGLEPAGEAEQPPARRTQADRWAGHLAVARQFHAREGHLNVPRKHVEDVGGVPVKLGGFLDNTRRRGLETPLERRAELDALGMRW from the coding sequence GTGGGGCTTCCACCTCCGGCCGGCGGGGCGCTGCCCGTACGTGCGGGCGAGGTGCTCGTGCAGGGCGAGGACCTCGGAGCCTGGACGATGGCGCAGCGGGTCGGCTGGGATGCGCTGACGCCCGCGCAGCAGTGGATGCTCGACAGCGTCCTGGGACTGGAGCCCGCCGGCGAGGCGGAGCAGCCGCCTGCACGCCGCACGCAAGCCGACCGGTGGGCCGGCCATCTCGCTGTGGCTCGTCAGTTCCACGCCCGCGAGGGGCACTTGAACGTGCCGCGCAAGCACGTCGAAGACGTCGGGGGCGTCCCGGTCAAACTGGGTGGGTTCCTCGACAACACCCGCCGTAGGGGCCTCGAAACTCCCCTCGAGCGCCGCGCGGAACTCGACGCTCTCGGCATGCGCTGGTAG
- a CDS encoding endonuclease domain-containing protein, with product MSERVMPGRTDGLITLGTADALWVDLTADSAVPTVSGAFTCSPTHARAGYVLLGSHVVATVRASGGQWSVPEAEVRRAAAELNAVGMDRQDLVRIGPFRGAPRQECNEETPLRWRRRITRELQEPGGPARAARREVGRPYHLAGIDWRQILVEQTRDGTQRTWWLPRAVVRLLDAAEHTETQWVQAARTRQAGAAATEPPSYPRQARDAGGRQTTSPEDPTASPRPYNKELEGQRYSVLSRKPGTSRRVAGWACAVCRTAPATVLDHCHEHGYVRAPLCQSCNTLERPDHLYSNDIRVANRYTRLFHTATDDWLRHWHRCPGCRARTTLPLPHLAAWTAHTACRSLRPTHRAPRGRKPCGVLRVSWTGSHQAPRSCLLTVAVDFCPSGEHRVLARVPYREAAERFRTWLAETAPAVAAAAGPDRLDGLPAQFRPVIVDTSGEGPALF from the coding sequence ATGTCAGAGCGTGTCATGCCCGGTCGCACGGACGGCCTGATCACCCTGGGTACAGCGGACGCTCTGTGGGTCGACTTGACGGCCGACAGTGCTGTGCCGACGGTTTCTGGGGCATTCACCTGCTCTCCTACCCATGCCCGGGCGGGCTACGTCCTGCTCGGCAGCCATGTGGTGGCGACGGTGAGGGCGAGCGGCGGTCAGTGGAGTGTCCCGGAGGCTGAGGTGCGCCGGGCCGCCGCGGAACTGAACGCAGTGGGAATGGACCGGCAGGACCTGGTCCGCATCGGTCCGTTTCGTGGGGCGCCGAGGCAGGAGTGCAACGAGGAGACGCCGCTGCGTTGGCGCCGGCGCATCACGCGGGAACTGCAGGAGCCGGGCGGCCCCGCGCGGGCAGCACGACGTGAAGTCGGCCGGCCGTACCATCTGGCGGGGATCGACTGGCGACAGATACTCGTGGAACAGACCCGCGACGGGACGCAGCGCACGTGGTGGCTGCCGCGCGCTGTGGTCAGGCTGCTGGATGCGGCCGAGCACACCGAAACGCAGTGGGTACAAGCCGCGCGGACCCGCCAGGCAGGCGCAGCCGCAACCGAGCCACCCTCCTACCCCCGGCAGGCCCGAGACGCCGGCGGTCGGCAGACGACGAGCCCCGAGGACCCCACCGCCTCACCGCGCCCGTACAACAAAGAGCTGGAAGGCCAGCGGTACTCGGTGCTCAGCAGGAAACCCGGTACCTCCCGCAGGGTGGCCGGGTGGGCATGCGCCGTCTGCCGCACTGCGCCCGCCACCGTCCTCGACCACTGCCACGAACACGGCTACGTCCGCGCCCCCCTCTGCCAGTCCTGCAACACACTGGAACGCCCCGACCACCTGTACAGCAACGACATCCGCGTGGCGAACCGTTACACACGCCTCTTCCACACCGCCACCGACGACTGGCTCCGCCACTGGCACCGCTGCCCCGGCTGCCGCGCACGCACCACCCTGCCCCTGCCGCACCTCGCCGCATGGACCGCCCACACAGCCTGCCGATCGCTGCGCCCGACCCACCGCGCCCCCCGCGGGCGCAAGCCCTGCGGTGTCCTGCGCGTGTCCTGGACGGGCAGTCACCAGGCGCCCCGTTCCTGCCTGCTCACGGTCGCCGTCGACTTCTGCCCCTCCGGCGAGCACCGTGTCCTGGCGCGAGTCCCCTACCGCGAAGCCGCCGAGCGGTTTCGCACCTGGCTGGCCGAGACGGCCCCTGCCGTGGCCGCCGCGGCCGGTCCTGACCGCCTGGACGGCCTCCCTGCCCAGTTCCGGCCAGTCATCGTGGACACCAGCGGCGAGGGCCCAGCACTGTTCTGA
- a CDS encoding single-stranded DNA-binding protein — protein sequence MAGETLVTVVGNLTADPELRHTNSGIPVAAFTIASTPRVFDRERSEFIDGDPLFLRCSLWRQAGENAAQSLTRGMRVIVTGRLRQRTFDDKEGVRRITVEIDADEVAASLTYATAQVTKAYGQGMPSQSGPTPTARSVPDSASAQSSPSPAPAEPHPF from the coding sequence ATGGCAGGCGAGACGCTGGTGACGGTGGTAGGCAACCTGACCGCCGATCCCGAACTGCGGCACACCAACTCCGGCATCCCCGTGGCAGCCTTCACCATCGCCTCCACTCCCCGCGTGTTCGACCGCGAGCGCAGCGAATTCATCGACGGGGACCCGCTGTTCCTGCGCTGCTCGCTCTGGCGCCAGGCCGGCGAGAACGCCGCGCAGTCCCTCACCCGAGGCATGAGGGTCATCGTCACCGGACGGCTCAGGCAGCGCACCTTCGACGACAAAGAGGGCGTCCGCCGCATCACCGTGGAGATCGACGCCGACGAGGTCGCAGCCTCTTTGACCTACGCGACCGCCCAGGTCACCAAGGCCTACGGCCAAGGCATGCCGTCCCAGAGCGGGCCCACGCCGACGGCCAGGTCAGTACCCGATTCCGCTTCCGCGCAGTCGTCCCCGAGTCCGGCACCCGCCGAGCCGCACCCGTTCTGA
- a CDS encoding DUF3024 domain-containing protein, protein MKISELDRARLKKWAGQRIPEHAKAEVAVGCAVRGSTAVITEERAPWDGVGQWTSRRVARLRRTDEGWQVDGADRNGRWYPCDHLTAVPSLDEALTVLDDPRHAFWG, encoded by the coding sequence GTGAAGATCTCCGAGCTGGACCGGGCCCGGCTGAAGAAGTGGGCCGGGCAGCGCATCCCTGAGCATGCGAAGGCGGAAGTTGCGGTGGGGTGCGCGGTGCGGGGCAGTACCGCTGTGATCACCGAGGAGCGTGCGCCGTGGGACGGGGTCGGGCAGTGGACCTCACGTCGGGTCGCTCGGTTGCGGCGTACTGATGAGGGATGGCAGGTGGACGGGGCGGACCGCAACGGCCGCTGGTATCCGTGCGATCACCTGACGGCCGTCCCGTCCCTGGACGAGGCCCTGACTGTTCTGGATGATCCGCGGCATGCGTTCTGGGGTTGA
- a CDS encoding bile acid:sodium symporter family protein has product MDTLHMLFNAVTVIFIAATMFAAGLGATIPALRGIFTNVPLLVLALLTNMVVIPLLGWGIGALFSLPSAAFIALVLVASSPGGPFGAKLAMVQSGDVVAGAAMQVLLATVGSLTFAPTVNGILTAADLGKDISLDVATLVRTVALLQLVPFVIGLLLRRYAAPTARSWHPAAAAVSNVTFLIVLAGMLLGNWSDVVALLGSLALLAGFLLAAAAFAVGTLLATGPSVRRTTMGGVAAVRNAGPALAAIGIAFGDQPAVLGALAAILLSGLAAALPIATVLSGRRSRPAAPDDTR; this is encoded by the coding sequence ATGGACACCCTGCACATGCTGTTCAACGCCGTCACCGTGATCTTCATCGCGGCGACCATGTTCGCCGCCGGGCTCGGGGCCACCATCCCGGCGCTGCGCGGCATCTTCACCAACGTCCCGCTGCTGGTGCTCGCGCTGCTCACCAACATGGTCGTCATCCCGCTGCTGGGCTGGGGCATCGGTGCACTCTTCAGCCTCCCCTCGGCAGCGTTCATCGCACTCGTCCTGGTCGCCTCGTCCCCGGGCGGGCCCTTCGGGGCGAAGCTCGCCATGGTGCAGAGCGGCGACGTCGTCGCGGGCGCGGCCATGCAGGTGCTGCTCGCCACCGTCGGCAGCCTCACCTTCGCCCCGACCGTCAACGGCATCCTCACCGCCGCCGACCTCGGCAAGGACATCTCCCTCGATGTTGCGACGCTGGTACGGACCGTGGCCCTCCTGCAACTCGTACCGTTCGTCATCGGCCTGCTGCTGCGCCGCTACGCCGCGCCCACCGCACGGTCGTGGCACCCCGCGGCGGCCGCGGTGTCGAACGTGACCTTCCTGATCGTGCTGGCGGGCATGCTGCTCGGTAACTGGAGTGACGTGGTGGCACTCCTCGGCTCACTCGCCCTCCTCGCGGGCTTCTTGCTCGCAGCCGCCGCCTTCGCCGTCGGGACCCTGCTGGCGACAGGTCCGTCGGTGCGCCGCACCACGATGGGCGGCGTCGCCGCAGTACGCAACGCGGGGCCCGCCTTGGCCGCGATCGGCATCGCCTTCGGCGACCAGCCCGCCGTCCTGGGCGCGCTCGCCGCAATCTTGCTCAGCGGCCTGGCAGCAGCCCTCCCCATCGCCACCGTGCTCAGTGGCCGCCGAAGCCGCCCCGCAGCACCAGACGACACGCGCTGA
- a CDS encoding Dyp-type peroxidase, with translation MSEPTQVALELDDVQRGALSPRPTPYAATYLVFRVDDRADGRELMRRASAVVTSAADPVSPLGDTWVSVAVTCHGLAALDVPRGSLDTFAWEFRQGMAARATALGDVGESSPANWEAPLGTPDVHVVLAAVAPDVPRLEEAVDRARPAYDRLAGVTAIWRQDCYALPTETEHFGYRDGVSHPAVEGSGIPGSNQLEVPLKAGEFVLGYRDEIGGIQTPQPEVLGRNGSYAVFRKLHQDVAAFRRYLRDNATDPDDEELLAAKIMGRWRSGAPLALSPQHDDPALGADPHRRNTFLYERDDPAGFITPGGCHIRRANPRDASVAGEVRLHRMIRRGAVYGPPLPEGVLEDDGTDRGLMFAFIGAHLGRQFEFVQSQWMNDGVFFGSGDAKDPVTGSHDGVTGFTIPRRPVRRRLAALPRFVVTRGGEYCFLPSLSALRWLGDLRD, from the coding sequence GTGAGCGAGCCCACGCAAGTCGCGTTGGAACTCGACGACGTCCAGCGCGGGGCTCTCAGCCCGCGGCCGACTCCCTACGCGGCGACATATCTTGTGTTCCGCGTCGATGACCGGGCCGACGGTCGGGAACTGATGCGACGCGCGAGCGCGGTGGTGACCTCTGCCGCCGACCCGGTCAGCCCTTTGGGGGACACGTGGGTCAGTGTCGCCGTCACCTGTCACGGCCTGGCGGCGCTGGACGTGCCGCGCGGATCATTGGACACGTTCGCCTGGGAATTCCGGCAAGGGATGGCCGCCCGGGCCACAGCGCTCGGCGATGTCGGCGAGAGCAGCCCCGCGAACTGGGAAGCGCCGCTGGGCACGCCGGATGTCCATGTGGTGCTCGCGGCGGTCGCGCCCGACGTCCCGCGGTTGGAGGAGGCCGTCGATCGGGCCCGGCCCGCGTACGACCGCCTCGCCGGTGTGACCGCGATCTGGCGGCAGGACTGCTACGCACTGCCCACCGAGACCGAGCACTTCGGCTATCGCGACGGCGTCAGCCATCCGGCCGTCGAAGGAAGCGGCATCCCCGGGTCCAACCAGCTGGAGGTGCCGTTGAAGGCCGGAGAGTTCGTGCTCGGCTATCGGGACGAGATCGGCGGGATCCAGACCCCGCAGCCGGAGGTGCTCGGGCGCAACGGCAGCTACGCGGTCTTCCGCAAGCTCCACCAGGACGTCGCCGCGTTCCGACGCTATCTGCGGGACAACGCCACCGACCCCGACGACGAGGAACTGCTCGCGGCCAAGATCATGGGACGCTGGCGCAGCGGAGCCCCCCTCGCTCTCAGTCCGCAGCACGACGACCCCGCTCTCGGTGCCGACCCGCACCGCCGCAACACCTTCCTGTACGAGCGCGACGATCCGGCGGGATTCATCACGCCCGGCGGCTGCCACATCCGCCGGGCCAACCCCCGCGACGCCTCGGTGGCGGGAGAGGTGCGTTTGCACCGCATGATCAGACGCGGTGCCGTCTACGGTCCGCCGTTGCCCGAAGGAGTTCTGGAGGACGACGGGACCGACCGCGGCCTGATGTTCGCGTTCATCGGAGCCCACCTCGGGCGGCAGTTCGAGTTCGTCCAGTCGCAATGGATGAACGACGGCGTCTTCTTCGGCTCGGGCGACGCCAAAGACCCCGTCACCGGATCCCACGACGGCGTCACCGGCTTCACGATCCCCAGACGGCCGGTGCGACGACGCCTTGCGGCCCTGCCGCGGTTCGTCGTCACCCGCGGCGGCGAGTACTGCTTTCTGCCGAGCCTGAGCGCCCTGCGCTGGCTCGGCGACCTCCGGGACTGA
- a CDS encoding TetR/AcrR family transcriptional regulator — protein MARPRKFDEQQVLETAREQFWAGGYAATRMDDIAAATGLGKGSLYGAFGGKQELFHRVFDEYCRAIVDATAQQLRGDDKNAYARLSAYVHAVAAATAADTAQRGCLLAKGAAELTEHDKTVAKRAHTAIEALQTLLEDDIAACQRNGDLAADTDPGKLAALVLAVLRGIEALGKAGANEKTLTDIADNALAVLPRP, from the coding sequence ATGGCACGACCTCGGAAATTCGATGAGCAGCAGGTGCTCGAGACCGCTCGGGAGCAGTTCTGGGCGGGCGGGTATGCCGCGACGCGCATGGACGACATCGCCGCGGCGACGGGTCTCGGCAAAGGGAGCCTGTACGGCGCGTTCGGCGGCAAGCAAGAGCTGTTCCACCGCGTGTTCGACGAGTACTGCCGCGCGATCGTCGACGCCACCGCCCAGCAGCTGCGCGGCGACGACAAGAACGCGTACGCGCGGCTGTCCGCTTACGTCCACGCGGTGGCCGCGGCCACCGCCGCAGATACCGCCCAGCGCGGATGCCTCCTGGCCAAGGGCGCTGCCGAGCTGACTGAACACGACAAGACGGTGGCCAAGCGGGCGCACACCGCCATCGAGGCACTGCAAACGTTGCTGGAGGACGACATCGCCGCCTGCCAGCGCAACGGCGACCTCGCCGCGGACACGGACCCCGGAAAGCTGGCCGCGCTGGTACTCGCCGTACTACGCGGCATCGAAGCACTGGGCAAGGCCGGAGCGAACGAAAAGACGCTGACAGACATAGCCGATAATGCCCTCGCCGTCCTGCCCCGCCCGTGA